In Microvenator marinus, one genomic interval encodes:
- a CDS encoding FG-GAP-like repeat-containing protein yields the protein MKASNGDAYNDLIAFSTGGLFGMFRFTGAVWAQIPQPAIASFNSTGHIRLHNPQTVFVGSGVDGGRFISLIAAPFPPLRLDFPTDPLPVTPVGVATAGPFSFVNSTYYFFGSNNTGVPYAQPSGTSSLTISNITTPLLNDGAGLVGLFDRISSPDLILQTDNSVLEVKETTGTQVQVLSTGGDALRNFRKIDINGDRLPDVVFLQNQPGTIGMIVQKPCVQNSNCPEADDTCLAGVCVPPCTADPSVCPAGSSYCETTLNSGSGACLEFCTNNLPCIEAGLTYCYLATGQCEYPCTAGSCQAGDSCVYGQCALPCFTDPDCPAPAYCDAGQCRELCSVNLDCSYLPNSYCYQGTGQCLTQCTTSDECPNDDACVFGECLVGGCADDLDCPAGTTCDPTANACHEPCLVNDDCGLGGVCAADGRCESNVNTFAEVDFYTGMTPAKLNNDSKVDFFANFRMGALNEVHTVETVDPLLPDFTEDDIFDNSGVVDGVMYAQGVGDCDSDGISDLAFSVRHSPGVSLMVARSTEGHSLNAVTLSKTLYQGKEAQEIQMVDFDKDGHVDVALLEQNGFLRVFQGLGNCEFQERYLGTVTHGSGFMRAADIDGIDDYEIVTYANGTLRVYRFDPNNWTFIPVVNDLINVSAFELEIGNLIDPDTDTQEIAIITFDRTLIYAYDPILHTTQLQYLGLIDHQGWGAVGGAVGDIRGDRRDELVILLPGTYHSGTRNSGMAMLQYGGARATLFYTDLSTDIDEVFLVDVTGDGVRDVVARTAANTILSIYPGSTTPLSAPTSIGGPTRDFAKVRVADVNSDRNPDIAYLAFGSTYFGSRRGPEFTDGDEEYDPAADYESFAIGDLNSDGKLDSVFFSSTDSAKSQIAYGIDGGGFGPWVELSNDRTSALPALSRSSGVVAALTAAGRADVMVGNAAGYNYLLQSDVMAPEGFLPTWTGASSARTNVIAAGDLDQDGIPDLVIGGVHDAAQTARWLRNDGEGIVYENNNFPHLNNWTQTAVALADFNNDGRLDVVFGHDGQPTAVMLQDPFAATPFPAIDWQTPSEIFTAELVTDVEAADLNGDGWPDLVVVGATHNSVQVYLNNGPNSPDFGFSAAQIDDSGSWASSATADMDDDGDLDLVLAPVSGELHIMWNNFYVDSAPGQNQLTTAVVYRPNLPLNFDDGGAGRPVTGITSIPVFLRDAESDKADVVMQYRKVGAGTWTTFFEFPQLETSPGGRYYYFSWDTSSLGTGEFEVRANVSQAPIPPVQVVTTRAVSPPIFVVNCPACAANEVCIGLTCQPSCSVDADCPAGEVCYDSSFCETADPSTVSADISCLPGEVLIGVDCVLQCSEDTDCGAGEICNAGVCADPADPCDGVSCASGEVCVLGDCSSDLCASDADCGSGEACYAGAAVGSSACGPEDPCDAIVCPSGMSCTEGGCFDTTSVCTAPLVEYAFGCGPAPDDPTSSPCDLVQCSIDEVCVESAGTEGVSCQPACDDNADCPSGTVCFNQEFCAPENICGGLVICPAGFSCEEGSCFRQCTSNDDCSVTDVCAEGVCRPGPSPCDGVNCPQGESCYLGACFPSCSDSGDCTPPYSYCMDASVCLEVEDLCDGIVCPLGTQCHQGQCLDNCSDTDPCVDPFACYSGICAENDCSVTCPSGMVCYQNGCHTACTDSEDCVSYQVCHVSVIAPVGPDRCAGEPCNNVFCELGETCFGGVCAPVCDSDGTCDDPEHICYNNEVCLPDDPCEGVYCPIGTVCGAGTCHVACATNGDCPGFVGSAGFRNVADSVGLATPWQKFAGVAWADVNADGCLDLALNTADPAAGSRLYLANCTSPGFTDVTDTVAPIDSSGESHFQKYTRERSVIWGDWNNDGNPDLARNTSNIISLYRNTGAPNYRLVSDQAFTIPAGGAFSGRSQMNSEGMAWIDYDGDGWLDLFAEDEEYGVITYQNQRDGSFNRVDVGITDGAFFDRNGDFCAAADLNLDGNVDLVCRKPRPWTALSHHQVYFNRGNGTFTATSLIGSDASNSNKGGVTICDVNNDGRFDIIWTDNGTNQIWLQRSNGSFSPTGEPGASAGVAMTNMNDVLCGDVDHDGRQDLFWIGEAGSELYLNKSSSTELRFVRKNLGIDSRVRAYSGAMADYDRDGSLDILVHAYRQNELWENPRTDKRYLMIRALVDLREIGANVNDGTTRDGIGATVVIRNADGDILGLREVSGGRGRGSQDPAIMHFGLPYGENVPYHLRVTWPHGRVVEKCVVPSTLGEYQLVEILDTDSDDTDACDNAGDWKLLATSAEQAGEPQEYCFDGRCGEEACDHVLCPKGESCYGGVCQPVCNQNSDCAAGEACLDGVCVGDPCLGGAFVCPDGYSCSDGECRGECTDDSQCGADEQCYQGVCEPNSCDSVVCPGTQVCHQGICFDDCSSCEAPNVCVDGRCASSHCAALDDDYNDNFIFRVADGHIVGIRSSLHWFWPQPFVGAGGQTFQNFVNYSSGVSENPDVPEAHTARATLFLDRTMATTSNPEGRYVLWLSQGSKDVSQEPAMASYRVRIFNAQGTPDRVFEDDEYESYSIVQDGEFDDEYVVHAMVTSGAQDTGSIAIGRFGSHHSSGWSIEIDAEFSGDVRKWEWINADGSVIELDPRETLRLAISEAGANYYSRDAGKGCQTGKEGICRSGTSYCANGERRCTQTVQPWAFEVCDGIDNNCNGSVDEPDRLRFPMVEWRTDSTSWQLMTTIDQDQRVQDAMNFTQRGSRDRVGSTDIQSTDGTNIQAVDRSVMAMYRDLKTGGLSFINAMGRDQETNRDDYEARMRLGFPGSNTIAEAFPAFWDDRKPGDRGDDVPDRFRNSRMDLEFDLDDYEISDDDYREADSIAMMTRWSGAKVSLSEVEMTYRWRNHTDNSNSDDRLRFGVHQPGEDFLQISRQRTFHVRLSATSPENTACYADGLTTVNGCGLGLYQCGVGGVVSCSGPNDDACNRCRDADGDGYLGKDGATCPEGTDCNDNDPEIFPGAVERCNGLDDDCDGLVDIKNDTKFEELNETPPPAGSATCPVGEEQCGPQECQFLNVCVCPDGPEDPLNPPASPCYCGEGFSPPDGDELMTPWDE from the coding sequence TGATACCTGCCTCGCGGGAGTTTGTGTGCCTCCTTGCACCGCTGATCCCTCTGTCTGCCCCGCGGGTTCTTCTTATTGTGAAACAACGCTCAACAGTGGGTCAGGCGCGTGTTTGGAGTTTTGCACCAACAATCTGCCATGCATTGAGGCTGGTCTGACCTACTGCTATCTCGCGACGGGCCAGTGTGAGTACCCTTGCACTGCAGGTAGTTGCCAGGCTGGTGATTCATGTGTTTACGGACAATGTGCTCTGCCATGTTTCACAGACCCCGACTGCCCGGCTCCGGCCTATTGCGATGCCGGACAGTGCCGGGAGCTCTGTTCGGTCAACTTAGATTGTTCGTATCTCCCAAACAGCTATTGCTACCAGGGAACTGGGCAGTGTCTGACTCAATGTACGACATCTGATGAGTGTCCGAATGATGATGCCTGCGTTTTTGGAGAGTGCCTCGTCGGCGGTTGTGCCGACGATTTAGATTGTCCCGCAGGTACCACGTGTGATCCCACGGCAAACGCGTGTCATGAGCCTTGTCTGGTGAACGATGATTGTGGGTTGGGAGGCGTTTGCGCTGCGGACGGGCGTTGCGAGTCGAATGTCAATACATTTGCCGAAGTTGACTTCTATACGGGAATGACGCCCGCCAAACTGAACAATGACAGTAAGGTGGACTTCTTTGCGAATTTTCGCATGGGGGCATTAAATGAAGTTCACACAGTTGAAACTGTGGATCCTCTTCTACCGGATTTCACTGAAGACGACATTTTTGACAATTCAGGTGTTGTCGACGGCGTGATGTACGCACAAGGAGTTGGTGATTGTGACTCCGATGGAATCTCAGATCTCGCCTTTAGCGTAAGGCACTCCCCGGGCGTTAGCCTCATGGTTGCGCGTTCAACTGAGGGGCATAGTCTCAATGCAGTCACTCTCAGCAAAACACTTTATCAGGGAAAAGAAGCTCAAGAGATTCAGATGGTGGACTTTGATAAGGATGGTCACGTGGACGTGGCCCTCTTGGAGCAAAACGGCTTCCTTCGGGTGTTTCAAGGTCTTGGGAATTGCGAGTTCCAAGAACGATATCTTGGAACGGTCACGCATGGTTCTGGATTCATGCGAGCCGCAGATATAGATGGGATCGATGATTACGAAATCGTAACTTATGCCAACGGCACCCTAAGAGTCTATCGATTTGACCCCAACAACTGGACCTTTATTCCCGTGGTCAACGACTTGATCAATGTAAGTGCCTTCGAATTGGAGATTGGCAACCTCATTGATCCGGACACCGATACACAAGAGATTGCAATCATCACGTTCGATCGAACGCTGATCTATGCGTACGACCCCATCCTGCACACCACACAATTGCAGTATCTAGGCCTGATTGACCATCAAGGGTGGGGAGCGGTCGGCGGAGCCGTTGGAGATATTCGAGGAGATAGAAGGGACGAACTGGTGATCCTTCTCCCCGGTACTTACCACAGCGGCACTCGCAACTCCGGTATGGCGATGCTGCAATATGGAGGGGCGCGGGCAACCCTCTTCTATACGGATCTATCGACCGATATTGACGAGGTCTTTTTGGTGGACGTGACGGGAGACGGGGTCAGAGATGTAGTCGCGAGGACTGCTGCGAACACGATTCTTTCAATATACCCAGGTTCGACGACTCCGCTCTCGGCGCCCACATCGATAGGTGGACCAACCCGCGACTTCGCAAAAGTTCGCGTCGCGGACGTCAACTCCGACAGGAATCCGGACATTGCATACCTCGCGTTCGGGTCAACATATTTTGGTTCACGCCGAGGACCTGAGTTTACTGATGGAGATGAGGAATACGACCCAGCGGCGGATTATGAGTCATTTGCGATTGGTGACTTGAACAGCGACGGAAAGCTGGATTCGGTCTTCTTCTCGTCTACCGACTCGGCCAAGAGCCAAATTGCTTATGGAATTGACGGTGGAGGATTTGGGCCATGGGTAGAGCTCTCTAACGACCGCACCAGCGCGCTGCCGGCATTATCGCGTAGCTCAGGCGTGGTGGCGGCGCTGACCGCCGCGGGTCGTGCCGATGTCATGGTTGGCAATGCAGCGGGATATAACTACCTGCTTCAGTCCGACGTGATGGCACCGGAAGGCTTCTTGCCCACTTGGACGGGGGCCTCCTCAGCACGCACCAACGTGATCGCTGCTGGCGACCTCGACCAAGACGGTATTCCCGATCTCGTGATCGGCGGAGTGCATGACGCCGCTCAAACGGCTCGATGGTTGAGGAACGATGGTGAGGGCATAGTGTATGAAAACAACAACTTCCCGCATCTGAACAATTGGACCCAGACCGCCGTGGCGCTGGCTGATTTCAATAACGATGGGCGACTCGACGTGGTCTTTGGGCATGATGGACAGCCGACAGCGGTCATGCTCCAAGATCCATTTGCTGCGACACCATTTCCTGCAATCGACTGGCAAACCCCATCCGAAATCTTCACAGCAGAACTTGTCACGGATGTGGAGGCTGCGGACCTCAACGGTGACGGCTGGCCGGACCTGGTGGTGGTTGGCGCTACGCACAACTCGGTCCAAGTCTACTTGAACAACGGACCGAACTCCCCTGATTTTGGATTCAGCGCCGCACAAATCGACGACTCAGGTTCCTGGGCTTCGAGTGCGACGGCCGATATGGATGATGACGGCGACCTAGACCTGGTTCTGGCACCTGTGAGCGGCGAGCTCCATATCATGTGGAACAACTTCTATGTAGATTCGGCCCCTGGGCAAAACCAACTGACTACAGCAGTGGTCTATCGTCCAAATCTTCCTCTGAACTTTGACGATGGCGGCGCAGGAAGGCCGGTTACAGGTATCACTTCGATCCCCGTATTTTTGAGGGATGCTGAGAGCGATAAGGCCGACGTAGTAATGCAATACCGAAAAGTAGGCGCTGGCACTTGGACAACTTTCTTTGAATTCCCACAACTTGAGACCTCGCCAGGCGGTCGTTACTACTACTTCTCATGGGATACTTCCAGTCTTGGCACTGGTGAATTTGAGGTGCGTGCCAATGTTTCTCAGGCGCCGATTCCACCTGTCCAGGTTGTAACAACACGTGCCGTGTCACCCCCAATCTTCGTGGTGAATTGTCCGGCATGTGCTGCCAACGAAGTCTGTATCGGTTTGACCTGCCAACCCTCGTGTTCGGTTGACGCTGACTGCCCGGCTGGAGAGGTATGTTACGACTCGAGCTTCTGTGAGACCGCTGATCCATCCACCGTGTCTGCGGATATCTCGTGTTTGCCAGGTGAAGTGCTCATCGGCGTAGATTGTGTGCTCCAATGCTCCGAAGACACCGATTGTGGCGCCGGCGAAATTTGTAATGCGGGTGTTTGTGCGGATCCCGCCGATCCCTGTGATGGTGTCTCGTGCGCGTCCGGCGAAGTATGTGTCTTGGGTGATTGTTCCTCGGACCTTTGCGCGTCCGATGCCGATTGTGGATCGGGCGAAGCTTGTTACGCAGGTGCGGCAGTGGGTAGTTCGGCATGCGGCCCTGAAGATCCCTGCGATGCCATCGTTTGCCCTTCAGGGATGAGCTGTACCGAAGGTGGTTGTTTTGACACGACCAGCGTCTGCACCGCGCCACTTGTCGAGTATGCATTTGGTTGCGGCCCAGCCCCCGATGATCCGACTTCGAGTCCTTGTGACCTTGTGCAGTGTTCAATCGATGAGGTTTGCGTTGAGTCTGCGGGTACCGAAGGTGTTAGCTGCCAGCCAGCGTGTGACGACAACGCCGATTGTCCGTCAGGAACCGTCTGCTTCAACCAGGAATTCTGCGCACCTGAGAATATCTGCGGCGGGCTTGTAATCTGCCCTGCAGGGTTCTCGTGTGAAGAGGGAAGTTGCTTTAGGCAATGTACGTCCAATGATGATTGTAGCGTCACGGATGTTTGCGCCGAGGGCGTGTGCCGACCAGGCCCGTCACCTTGTGATGGGGTCAACTGCCCGCAAGGAGAGTCCTGTTACTTAGGTGCTTGTTTTCCTTCGTGTTCAGATTCAGGCGATTGTACGCCTCCGTACTCATACTGTATGGACGCATCGGTCTGTTTGGAAGTCGAGGATCTTTGCGATGGCATCGTGTGTCCACTTGGAACTCAATGCCATCAGGGCCAGTGTTTGGACAATTGTTCGGACACCGATCCGTGTGTGGATCCCTTCGCCTGCTACTCTGGGATATGTGCCGAAAACGATTGTTCCGTGACGTGTCCTAGTGGCATGGTTTGCTACCAAAACGGGTGTCATACCGCATGTACCGATAGCGAGGACTGTGTGAGCTATCAGGTATGTCACGTGAGCGTGATCGCCCCAGTCGGGCCAGATCGGTGCGCCGGCGAGCCTTGCAATAACGTCTTCTGTGAGCTCGGCGAGACCTGTTTCGGTGGTGTTTGTGCCCCCGTTTGTGATTCCGACGGCACCTGCGACGATCCGGAACATATCTGTTACAACAACGAAGTTTGTCTCCCCGACGATCCGTGCGAAGGCGTCTATTGTCCGATTGGTACCGTGTGTGGTGCCGGTACCTGCCATGTGGCTTGTGCAACGAATGGCGATTGCCCTGGATTTGTAGGCTCGGCCGGATTCCGAAACGTCGCCGATAGCGTTGGGCTAGCCACGCCTTGGCAGAAGTTCGCCGGGGTTGCATGGGCGGACGTCAACGCTGACGGTTGCCTCGACTTGGCGTTGAACACAGCCGATCCCGCCGCGGGCTCTAGACTTTACCTCGCCAATTGTACAAGCCCTGGCTTTACCGACGTTACGGATACCGTGGCACCGATTGACTCATCGGGTGAGTCACATTTCCAGAAGTACACGCGTGAACGCTCGGTCATCTGGGGCGATTGGAATAATGACGGAAACCCAGACCTCGCAAGAAATACCTCCAATATTATCTCGTTGTATCGAAACACGGGTGCTCCCAATTATAGATTGGTCTCTGACCAGGCCTTTACCATTCCCGCGGGCGGTGCATTCTCGGGACGCAGCCAAATGAACAGCGAGGGCATGGCATGGATCGACTACGACGGTGACGGTTGGCTCGACCTCTTTGCTGAAGATGAAGAATACGGGGTCATTACGTATCAGAACCAACGTGATGGGTCGTTCAATAGGGTCGATGTCGGAATCACTGACGGAGCTTTCTTCGACCGCAACGGCGACTTCTGTGCGGCTGCCGATTTGAATCTCGACGGGAATGTGGATCTGGTTTGTAGAAAACCACGGCCTTGGACGGCACTTTCGCACCATCAGGTCTACTTCAATCGCGGAAACGGCACGTTCACTGCGACCTCGCTCATTGGCTCCGACGCGAGCAATTCCAACAAGGGTGGAGTCACGATCTGTGATGTGAACAATGATGGTCGTTTTGACATCATCTGGACTGATAACGGCACAAATCAGATCTGGCTTCAGCGCAGCAATGGGAGTTTCTCGCCTACAGGGGAACCTGGAGCCTCGGCCGGTGTGGCCATGACCAATATGAACGATGTGCTATGCGGTGACGTGGACCATGACGGCCGTCAAGACCTCTTCTGGATTGGAGAGGCGGGCTCTGAGCTCTACCTCAATAAGAGCTCGTCGACCGAGCTGCGATTTGTCCGAAAGAACCTTGGAATTGATTCACGTGTCCGCGCCTACTCGGGGGCCATGGCCGACTACGACCGGGACGGTTCACTCGACATTCTTGTGCACGCCTATCGCCAAAATGAACTTTGGGAAAACCCACGCACGGACAAGCGATACCTGATGATCCGAGCTTTGGTGGACCTCCGCGAGATCGGCGCCAATGTGAACGATGGAACGACGCGTGATGGTATCGGAGCGACCGTGGTGATTCGCAACGCCGACGGAGATATCTTGGGGCTTCGTGAGGTCAGCGGTGGACGTGGGCGCGGTAGCCAAGATCCCGCGATCATGCACTTCGGCTTGCCCTATGGTGAGAACGTTCCGTACCACCTCCGAGTGACCTGGCCGCACGGTCGGGTCGTTGAAAAGTGCGTGGTTCCTTCTACGCTCGGTGAGTATCAACTCGTCGAAATTCTGGACACCGACTCCGACGACACTGATGCATGTGATAACGCCGGCGATTGGAAGCTCTTGGCGACTTCGGCCGAGCAAGCCGGCGAGCCGCAAGAGTATTGCTTTGACGGAAGGTGTGGAGAAGAAGCGTGTGACCACGTGCTCTGTCCAAAAGGAGAGAGCTGTTACGGCGGGGTCTGTCAGCCTGTTTGTAATCAGAACTCCGATTGTGCGGCTGGCGAGGCCTGTTTGGACGGTGTCTGTGTGGGTGATCCTTGCCTCGGCGGCGCTTTTGTATGCCCCGATGGATACTCATGCTCAGACGGAGAATGCCGTGGTGAATGTACGGACGACTCCCAATGTGGGGCCGACGAACAATGCTATCAGGGCGTGTGTGAGCCGAATTCCTGTGACTCCGTGGTCTGCCCCGGGACTCAGGTCTGCCACCAGGGAATCTGCTTTGACGACTGCTCGTCTTGCGAAGCGCCCAATGTGTGCGTGGACGGACGGTGCGCGAGCAGCCATTGTGCAGCGCTCGACGACGACTACAACGATAACTTCATCTTCCGAGTCGCAGATGGTCATATCGTTGGTATCCGCAGCTCCTTGCACTGGTTCTGGCCTCAACCTTTTGTCGGTGCCGGCGGCCAGACTTTCCAGAATTTTGTAAATTACTCGAGCGGCGTTTCCGAAAATCCAGATGTACCTGAGGCTCACACGGCTAGGGCAACACTCTTCCTCGACAGGACGATGGCCACCACGAGCAACCCCGAAGGCCGATACGTCCTGTGGTTGAGTCAGGGCTCCAAGGATGTCTCGCAGGAGCCGGCGATGGCCAGCTATCGTGTGCGTATTTTCAACGCTCAGGGAACGCCGGACAGGGTCTTTGAGGACGATGAGTACGAGTCTTACTCCATCGTCCAAGACGGCGAGTTTGACGACGAATACGTGGTTCACGCCATGGTGACGAGCGGCGCTCAAGACACCGGAAGTATCGCGATTGGAAGGTTCGGCTCACATCATAGCTCGGGCTGGAGCATCGAAATCGACGCAGAGTTCAGTGGAGACGTGCGGAAATGGGAGTGGATCAACGCCGACGGCAGCGTGATCGAACTTGATCCTCGTGAGACCTTGAGATTGGCAATCTCCGAAGCCGGGGCAAACTACTACTCTCGTGATGCCGGAAAGGGCTGTCAGACCGGAAAAGAGGGTATCTGCCGCAGTGGAACAAGTTATTGCGCAAATGGTGAGCGCCGCTGCACCCAGACAGTTCAGCCTTGGGCATTCGAAGTTTGTGATGGCATCGATAACAACTGCAATGGATCGGTAGACGAGCCGGACAGACTTCGGTTCCCAATGGTGGAGTGGAGAACCGACTCCACTTCCTGGCAGCTGATGACCACCATTGACCAAGATCAACGGGTCCAAGATGCGATGAACTTTACGCAACGCGGCTCACGGGATCGTGTCGGAAGCACGGACATTCAGAGCACTGACGGTACCAATATTCAAGCGGTCGACCGGTCGGTTATGGCCATGTACCGCGACCTCAAGACTGGCGGCCTTAGCTTCATCAACGCGATGGGCCGTGATCAAGAAACGAATCGAGACGATTATGAAGCGAGGATGAGGCTCGGCTTCCCCGGTTCAAATACCATTGCTGAAGCATTCCCTGCTTTCTGGGATGATAGGAAGCCCGGTGACCGTGGTGACGACGTTCCTGATCGATTCAGAAACTCAAGGATGGACCTCGAGTTTGATCTCGATGATTACGAGATCAGCGACGATGATTACCGAGAGGCAGATTCCATCGCGATGATGACACGTTGGAGCGGAGCTAAGGTCAGTCTAAGTGAAGTGGAAATGACCTATCGCTGGAGAAATCACACCGACAATAGCAATTCCGACGATCGTCTGAGGTTCGGCGTGCATCAACCTGGTGAGGACTTCCTCCAAATCTCAAGACAACGGACCTTCCATGTGCGCTTGAGCGCAACAAGCCCAGAAAATACGGCGTGTTATGCCGATGGGCTCACGACTGTTAACGGTTGTGGTCTAGGGCTCTATCAGTGTGGGGTCGGAGGCGTTGTATCGTGTTCGGGTCCGAACGATGACGCATGCAATCGTTGTAGGGATGCCGATGGCGATGGTTATCTAGGAAAGGATGGAGCCACGTGTCCAGAGGGCACCGACTGCAACGACAACGATCCTGAGATCTTCCCGGGAGCCGTGGAGCGTTGCAACGGGCTCGACGATGATTGTGACGGCCTGGTAGACATCAAAAATGATACGAAATTCGAAGAGCTGAACGAGACCCCTCCTCCAGCTGGTTCTGCAACGTGTCCGGTCGGTGAAGAACAATGTGGTCCGCAAGAATGCCAGTTCCTCAACGTCTGTGTTTGTCCTGATGGTCCAGAGGACCCGCTCAACCCACCTGCTTCGCCATGTTATTGCGGTGAAGGCTTCTCGCCCCCTGATGGAGACGAGTTAATGACGCCATGGGATGAGTGA